The following coding sequences lie in one Microbacterium sp. XT11 genomic window:
- a CDS encoding AAA family ATPase, producing MSIVDAERAVIGAIIKDSSVLRKVQAEVMPSDFYDGRLGDIYRGITHMSTTREPIDYLTVYGHLAEWGVVGVELPQLAAWVDAVPTASNADFYAAQVRQASLARGLKVIAARVQEAADTMPPEQLISRTADELRDLREHHTIEDVHAMALDEVLTQEVEYDWVIPDLLERRDRFMITGIEGGGKSTLIRQLAITAAAGIHPFREYPIDPVRVLVVDAENTEKQWGRETRRWAPSMNMLDGQDMYKRLHLACMRRLDLTKDIDLGMVHRLVDQYSPDMLFIGPMYRLAPKLNNDEDAAPLLGALDTLRDRGLALVIEAHAGHQTNPQGERDLRPRGSSQLMGWPEFGYGLRRSKKNPLHVDMVRWRGDRDARGWPAKLGRAAPGVTGTQRWPWRPVD from the coding sequence ATGAGCATCGTGGATGCGGAGCGCGCGGTGATCGGGGCGATCATCAAGGACTCGTCTGTGCTGCGGAAGGTCCAGGCCGAGGTGATGCCGTCGGACTTCTACGACGGGCGTCTCGGGGATATCTATCGAGGCATCACGCACATGTCGACGACGCGAGAGCCGATCGACTACCTCACCGTGTACGGGCATCTGGCGGAGTGGGGTGTGGTGGGTGTCGAGCTCCCACAGCTCGCCGCATGGGTGGATGCGGTGCCTACGGCGTCGAATGCGGACTTCTACGCGGCACAGGTGAGGCAAGCATCGCTCGCTCGCGGTCTCAAGGTGATCGCTGCACGCGTCCAGGAAGCAGCGGACACGATGCCACCGGAGCAGCTGATCTCCCGCACTGCCGACGAGCTTCGTGATCTCCGTGAGCATCACACCATCGAGGACGTACACGCCATGGCGCTGGACGAGGTGCTGACACAGGAGGTCGAGTACGACTGGGTGATCCCGGACCTGCTCGAACGCAGGGACCGGTTCATGATCACCGGGATCGAGGGCGGCGGGAAATCGACCCTCATCCGCCAACTCGCGATCACCGCGGCCGCCGGTATCCACCCGTTCCGGGAGTACCCGATCGACCCGGTGCGGGTGCTGGTCGTGGATGCGGAGAACACGGAGAAGCAGTGGGGGCGTGAGACCCGACGGTGGGCGCCGTCGATGAACATGCTCGACGGGCAGGACATGTACAAGCGCCTCCATCTCGCCTGCATGCGCCGCCTCGACCTGACGAAGGACATCGACCTCGGGATGGTGCACCGTCTGGTGGACCAGTACTCCCCGGACATGCTCTTCATCGGCCCGATGTACCGCCTCGCTCCGAAGCTCAACAACGACGAGGATGCAGCCCCGCTGCTGGGTGCGCTCGACACGCTCCGGGACAGGGGGCTGGCGCTCGTCATCGAAGCGCATGCAGGGCATCAGACGAACCCGCAGGGAGAACGCGACCTGCGACCTCGCGGGTCGTCGCAGCTCATGGGCTGGCCGGAGTTCGGCTACGGGCTGCGGCGCTCGAAGAAGAACCCGCTGCACGTGGACATGGTGCGGTGGCGGGGCGACCGGGATGCCCGAGGGTGGCCGGCGAAGCTCGGGCGCGCCGCTCCCGGTGTGACAGGAACTCAGCGCTGGCCGTGGCGGCCGGTGGATTGA
- a CDS encoding YqaJ viral recombinase family protein produces the protein MSAQTYVPQVLADLESRSLGSSADRERWLEARRGVVTATEAKVFLAGTAREKNKIIEEKVSGVQSFHGNQYTEWGNLREPHIIAQLAGSGYSECGVLYHAQENSRHAATPDAILVTWDDDIHLAEIKTSKHDLTPGPIDEDGYLLDVDQDSYFARSGYLSQMAWQFYCCGATEIEFVWEQHNDDWSGWDEHDRKTWRMETGPKPFPIQRVRIRRSFVEPLIAKLIKAADRWLVKLDEALAQAQQTPEKPFSPVLDALAVDVIRGRQIEAEGKAKKDPAWKALLAQLDEIGEDYQQESSSARITYTAPYEEEVEVVEQDIEAARAAAPEVWERLQRSTEESKAAAIAWAEVLKEHTTTRTETQIVKPRSPLTVTAVKKGSEE, from the coding sequence GTGAGCGCTCAGACGTACGTCCCGCAGGTACTCGCGGACCTCGAATCTCGCTCGCTCGGCTCGTCGGCTGATCGTGAGCGGTGGCTGGAAGCGCGCCGCGGTGTCGTGACGGCGACCGAGGCGAAGGTCTTCCTCGCTGGCACTGCGCGTGAGAAGAACAAGATCATCGAGGAGAAGGTCTCCGGGGTCCAGTCGTTCCACGGAAACCAGTACACGGAGTGGGGGAATCTCCGCGAGCCGCACATCATCGCGCAGCTCGCGGGGTCTGGCTACTCCGAGTGCGGGGTGCTCTATCACGCACAGGAGAACTCCCGTCACGCGGCGACACCTGACGCGATCCTCGTGACCTGGGACGACGACATCCATCTCGCGGAGATCAAGACCTCCAAGCATGACCTCACCCCTGGGCCGATCGACGAGGACGGATACCTCCTCGATGTCGATCAGGATTCATACTTCGCGAGGTCGGGCTACCTGTCGCAGATGGCGTGGCAGTTCTACTGCTGCGGCGCGACAGAGATCGAGTTCGTCTGGGAGCAGCACAACGACGACTGGTCCGGCTGGGATGAGCACGACCGGAAGACGTGGCGGATGGAGACCGGGCCGAAGCCCTTCCCGATCCAGCGGGTGCGCATCCGGCGCTCGTTCGTGGAGCCTCTGATCGCGAAGCTCATCAAGGCTGCCGACCGGTGGCTGGTGAAGCTCGATGAGGCTCTCGCGCAGGCGCAGCAGACGCCTGAGAAGCCGTTCTCGCCCGTCCTGGACGCTCTGGCCGTCGACGTCATCCGAGGCCGTCAGATCGAGGCTGAGGGCAAGGCGAAGAAGGACCCGGCGTGGAAGGCACTGCTCGCGCAGCTCGATGAGATCGGCGAGGACTACCAGCAGGAGTCATCCTCCGCCCGCATCACCTATACGGCTCCCTATGAGGAAGAGGTCGAGGTCGTCGAGCAGGACATCGAGGCCGCTCGTGCCGCCGCGCCGGAGGTATGGGAGCGCCTGCAGAGGTCCACGGAGGAGTCGAAGGCAGCGGCTATCGCGTGGGCCGAGGTGCTGAAAGAGCACACCACCACGCGCACGGAGACGCAGATCGTGAAGCCGCGCTCACCGCTCACGGTGACGGCTGTCAAGAAGGGATCAGAGGAATGA
- a CDS encoding HNH endonuclease: MSGFSAEVSEQIIVRDLGCCARCGRHVAHLERGVAWSVHHRRPRGMGGAGADWINRAANGLVLCGSGTTGCHGWVEKHRDRARELGFLVPRGVLRADEVSIVHAVLGHVLLTDEGGFIPVEEGPSPESMWKDVA, encoded by the coding sequence GTGAGCGGGTTCAGCGCTGAAGTGTCGGAGCAGATCATCGTCCGCGACCTCGGATGCTGCGCGCGCTGCGGCCGTCACGTCGCTCACCTCGAGCGGGGTGTCGCGTGGTCTGTGCATCATCGTCGCCCTCGCGGGATGGGTGGTGCCGGTGCGGACTGGATCAACCGTGCCGCGAACGGGCTTGTGCTGTGCGGCAGCGGAACAACGGGATGCCACGGGTGGGTGGAGAAGCACCGTGACCGTGCACGTGAGCTCGGCTTCCTCGTGCCGCGAGGCGTGCTGAGGGCCGACGAGGTATCGATCGTCCACGCCGTCTTGGGGCATGTGCTCCTCACGGACGAGGGCGGATTCATCCCGGTGGAGGAAGGGCCTTCACCGGAGAGCATGTGGAAGGACGTGGCGTGA
- a CDS encoding RecT family recombinase: protein MSTAIATREVETNLVIASDQTFFNDAQRAALVQMGLGDAPRGDIEAFFHQAKRSGLDPFARQIYMIGRRSKVNGQWVTKYTIQTSIDGFRVIRDRKKTFRGMEEHWCGPDGVWRDVWLEPGPPAAARITLYLDGFVKPVTAVARYDEYVPLKDGQPTGQWGKMPALMTSKVAEALALRKAYPQDFSGLYTSDEMAQADHAPASAPQEQPPAQVEQPKFTDEDVQRWFDQAAAARTVDELGAIWAEAQPLGALSEAVDGVMLGTLLKNLKGVFESAPKAEDVQDAEVVEEQPAETLTWPTVQPGEGGAS, encoded by the coding sequence ATGAGCACGGCAATAGCGACACGTGAGGTCGAAACGAACCTCGTCATCGCATCGGATCAGACGTTCTTCAACGACGCGCAGCGCGCGGCTCTGGTGCAGATGGGTCTCGGGGATGCTCCTCGTGGGGATATCGAGGCGTTCTTCCATCAGGCGAAGCGCTCGGGCTTGGACCCGTTCGCGCGGCAGATCTACATGATCGGGCGGCGGTCGAAGGTCAACGGCCAGTGGGTGACGAAGTACACCATCCAGACGTCGATCGATGGGTTCCGGGTGATCCGGGATCGGAAGAAGACGTTCCGCGGGATGGAGGAGCACTGGTGTGGTCCTGACGGGGTGTGGCGTGACGTCTGGTTGGAGCCTGGCCCGCCGGCGGCGGCGCGGATCACGCTCTACCTCGACGGGTTCGTGAAGCCGGTGACGGCGGTCGCTCGGTACGACGAGTACGTGCCGTTGAAGGACGGTCAGCCGACAGGCCAGTGGGGCAAGATGCCCGCGCTGATGACGTCGAAGGTGGCCGAGGCGCTGGCGCTGCGCAAGGCGTACCCGCAGGACTTCTCGGGGCTCTACACGAGCGACGAGATGGCGCAGGCGGATCATGCCCCCGCATCGGCCCCGCAGGAGCAGCCGCCCGCACAGGTGGAGCAGCCGAAGTTCACGGACGAGGACGTGCAGCGCTGGTTCGACCAGGCTGCTGCGGCGAGGACGGTGGATGAGCTCGGGGCGATCTGGGCTGAGGCTCAGCCGCTCGGGGCGCTCTCGGAGGCGGTCGATGGAGTGATGCTCGGCACCCTGCTGAAGAACCTCAAGGGCGTGTTCGAGTCGGCGCCGAAGGCAGAGGACGTGCAGGACGCCGAGGTCGTCGAGGAGCAGCCGGCCGAGACGCTGACGTGGCCGACTGTGCAGCCCGGAGAGGGCGGTGCGTCGTGA
- a CDS encoding ead/Ea22-like family protein: MSEKVDLDALEALAKAATPGPWVLDNSGWSRPYSVPDRIAGGISENDWTNVITPQDEQGGGSWSRDEDAEYIAAADPSTVLALIAELRQERERADEAWRIGAAQHGYDPTDDEQAGNFMRLAKRADRAEAALSRAEEKRDELEANLILAGATVSDVLSALSRAEETIEKALAILDADDVSDTQARGSAINILTDYDKQKEADRG; the protein is encoded by the coding sequence GTGAGTGAGAAGGTAGACCTGGACGCGCTCGAAGCGCTCGCGAAGGCGGCAACGCCGGGACCGTGGGTTCTCGACAACTCGGGATGGAGTCGGCCCTACAGCGTCCCAGACCGCATCGCTGGGGGAATCTCAGAAAATGACTGGACGAATGTCATCACACCGCAGGACGAGCAAGGCGGAGGCTCCTGGTCTCGCGACGAGGACGCCGAGTACATCGCCGCCGCTGACCCGTCCACCGTCCTCGCCCTGATTGCCGAGCTCCGACAGGAGCGGGAACGGGCGGACGAGGCGTGGAGGATCGGTGCGGCTCAGCACGGATACGACCCGACCGACGATGAGCAAGCGGGAAATTTCATGCGTCTGGCGAAGCGCGCAGATCGCGCCGAAGCCGCCCTCTCCCGCGCCGAGGAGAAGCGGGACGAGTTGGAGGCGAATCTGATACTCGCAGGGGCAACAGTCTCCGACGTGCTTTCCGCCCTCTCCCGCGCCGAGGAGACCATCGAGAAGGCGCTGGCAATCCTTGATGCCGACGACGTGTCGGATACGCAGGCCCGGGGAAGCGCCATCAACATCCTCACCGATTACGACAAGCAGAAGGAGGCCGACCGTGGCTGA
- a CDS encoding WhiB family transcriptional regulator → MTDTMRVFTEVLVTPAPWMRDALCAQSDPDLWFPPKGGEGGAEAKRICQSCDVIGQCLAYALEHNETVGIWGGKSPKERQRIRREGRAA, encoded by the coding sequence ATGACCGACACGATGAGGGTGTTCACGGAAGTTCTCGTCACCCCGGCCCCGTGGATGCGGGACGCGCTTTGTGCGCAGAGCGACCCAGACCTCTGGTTCCCCCCGAAGGGTGGTGAGGGCGGCGCGGAAGCGAAGCGCATCTGCCAGAGCTGTGACGTCATCGGGCAGTGCCTCGCCTACGCGCTCGAGCACAACGAGACCGTGGGCATCTGGGGCGGGAAGAGCCCCAAGGAGCGGCAACGCATCAGGAGAGAGGGCAGGGCCGCATGA
- a CDS encoding helix-turn-helix domain-containing protein: protein MMSVKVSSWVWHGEETAELAGNEMILLLALADVADDNGRCRFLTEDDDLSYRGLARKARVSRSTVIRIMAKFRDANLIEQVKGVKGRSNEIRIIVPWARQSGSKLEPIAPDGPNDSVPSETDSVPTEQEFGSKSDEHASLIRKDVIDVARVRPGFAEFYLIYPRKVGKEAARKAFEKAAKSTEPEVIIEGARRFAADPNLPEKQFIPHPATWLNAGRWDDEPLPPRVGAEHPEVPDYGRDEWMYRA, encoded by the coding sequence GTGATGAGCGTCAAGGTATCGAGCTGGGTCTGGCACGGCGAGGAGACTGCCGAGCTCGCGGGAAACGAGATGATCCTCCTGCTCGCCCTCGCTGATGTCGCGGACGACAACGGGCGATGCCGGTTCCTGACCGAAGACGATGACCTGTCCTACCGTGGGCTCGCACGGAAGGCGCGCGTCTCTCGATCGACGGTCATTCGGATCATGGCGAAGTTCCGAGACGCGAATCTCATTGAGCAGGTGAAGGGCGTCAAGGGGCGCTCGAACGAGATTCGGATCATCGTCCCCTGGGCTCGGCAATCCGGTTCCAAGTTGGAACCGATCGCGCCGGACGGGCCTAATGATTCGGTTCCATCCGAGACGGATTCGGTTCCAACCGAGCAAGAATTCGGTTCCAAATCCGACGAGCACGCATCTCTTATACGTAAAGACGTAATAGACGTAGCGAGAGTGCGTCCTGGCTTCGCTGAGTTCTATCTGATCTACCCGCGGAAGGTGGGCAAGGAGGCCGCTCGGAAGGCGTTCGAGAAGGCCGCCAAGAGCACCGAGCCCGAGGTCATCATTGAGGGCGCTCGTCGGTTCGCTGCGGACCCGAATCTGCCGGAGAAGCAATTCATCCCTCACCCTGCTACGTGGCTGAATGCCGGCCGGTGGGATGACGAGCCGCTTCCTCCTCGCGTCGGCGCCGAACATCCAGAGGTGCCCGACTACGGGCGTGATGAGTGGATGTACCGCGCATGA